The proteins below are encoded in one region of Anguilla anguilla isolate fAngAng1 chromosome 3, fAngAng1.pri, whole genome shotgun sequence:
- the ch25hl1.1 gene encoding cholesterol 25-hydroxylase-like protein 1, member 1, protein MHCFIRAARPPSTAVASQAAQGEARMWNSTSSLLPPPESRDLFLQPLWDHILLHHRALVSSPFLPVLLAFSSYVLFSLPFAVLDLLGERAPVFHRHKIQKGRRPTPRMMAASFGRAAYNHLVFVVPAALVGGLVVPPPTLPDSAPTVRELLAGLLATLLVFDTQYYIWHVVHHRNRHLYRWVHALHHDYVAPFSWAAEHLSAVELMTLGFWGNLDPILLHCHPLTIWVTTVVSIWLSVEDHIGYDLPWTLNRLVPLGLFGGAPAHDMHHQKPNSNFAPFFCHWDRIFGTAASLETETDKILCRKENF, encoded by the coding sequence ATGCACTGCTTCATAAGAGCTGCCCGACCTCCTAGCACAGCAGTGGCTAGCCAGGCTGCGCAAGGGGAAGCAAGGATGTGGAACTCCACCTCAAGCTTACTGCCCCCTCCGGAGTCCCGGGACCTGTTCCTGCAGCCCCTCTGGGACCAcatcctcctccaccaccgTGCCCTGGTGTCTTCCCCCTTCCTGCCCGTCTTGCTGGCCTTCTCCAGCTACGTCCTCTTCAGTCTGCCCTTTGCAGTGCTGGACCTCCTGGGCGAGAGGGCGCCCGTGTTCCACCGCCACAAGATCCAGAAGGGGCGGCGGCCCACACCGCGGATGATGGCGGCCAGTTTCGGCCGGGCGGCCTACAACCACCTGGTGTTCGTGGTGCCCGCCGCCCTCGTCGGCGGCCTCGTGGTGCCTCCGCCCACCCtgcctgactccgcccccacagTCAGGGAGCTGCTTGCCGGTCTGCTCGCGACCCTGTTGGTCTTCGACACCCAGTATTACATCTGGCACGTGGTGCACCACAGGAACCGTCACCTGTACAGGTGGGTGCACGCCCTCCACCACGACTACGTCGCGCCTTTCTCCTGGGCCGCCGAGCACCTGAGCGCGGTGGAGCTCATGACTCTGGGATTCTGGGGCAACCTGGACCCCATCCTGCTCCACTGCCACCCCTTGACCATCTGGGTGACCACCGTCGTCAGCATCTGGCTGTCCGTGGAGGACCACATTGGCTATGACCTGCCATGGACCCTCAACCGGCTGGTGCCCCTGGGCCTGTTTGGGGGTGCACCAGCCCACGACATGCACCACCAGAAGCCCAACAGCAACTTTGCACCCTTCTTTTGCCACTGGGACAGGATCTTTGGTACGGCTGCCAGCttagagacagagactgacAAAATCCTctgcagaaaagaaaacttcTAA
- the LOC118222541 gene encoding adhesion G-protein coupled receptor G4-like, whose amino-acid sequence MVHADGSSGRSLWGSKAVFSGRHCSAGYWQLAEGRSVPALDELSVCVALSRRITSPKWTAFTYKQQGGTRWSTAVDLPLTDWHTVCLSWSGRSRDLRLYVNESSVLEARLNETAPGQPCCPAANGTLTLGASHGFANGQVVVETGSNFLGEMSLFRMWGRGRGANFSCSEGDVVRWDSQDWDTQGCPPQPDAGLQCGWSLYEIQMKVCIIHQDSNKTHANSLEHIVNLWLTTTFPSNISVLTISVSPSARNHSLHAQNTEGDQERRPFLKAPVKVRFECLVYVSVTPSIDVSEAQAEICRLLSVKYSNEMLTLNTEPNSTRVNPVEALPTATPLPSNSPGNTTAFTDPASSTPTEPEVSAVTGSPAVTLPTAASSFSPSSASSDPGHPWTDKGQKSSDIFFMVILNVIVTSGSQDPAETIQTWLRNTLEFEWMLVLNFALLAKAHSQMPSIFEHGIPGMYKTSMPMQPSHGCSFQVCVHRPQFNITETAELISGLLIRPYTNGSVSVEARPEEITITYIEPGWCPERAELTERGLYVWPQTEALGRVSQPCKGAATEEASRVCGVNGTTGKATWAPPDLQLCPSVETTISDLSQINITANNSVDMVDIIGDLMGNSMHLPLSLVEIVLDKLVEVVNVSQLSSSMASDMVSIIDDILQHGSDLSSVTNKILNITGSIGDKVLCDGSAYNTTTPSLALSLVNVNSSQFDGLTFGVSSFSHGLDPKIYINEKLLNDMVAFISLPQEVEDFFPQGEGTQSRIQFQFYGTPDLFQDPGNGLELYTHVVSASITNATRDIKDLEQSVRVTLHHHTPNVHKDKVECVFWNFHSNGNRGGWDNTGCERNSTTANHTTCLCNHLTHFAVLVDMSRYKLSKKDERILSVISNLGCGVSSVFLGISLLTYSAFEKLRRDYPSKILINLSLALLGLNLVFLVNSWLSSYGNVLCVAVAATLHYFTLASFTWMGLEAVHMYLALVKVFNVYVPSYMFKFCILGWGVPLVIVGTVLAVTPEAYGSKLYEDSPESPVSTEQFCWVQHNVVFYVSVVTYIFLILICNISVFGLVLVQIRKMQVNRPAGTQNGLSQDLRSVASLTFLLGLTWMLAFFSWEPFKVPLFYLFAVLNSLQGFFLFLFYCLMKENVRKQWRVHLCCGRFKLNDQSEWSRSMGVGGKSKPNQMGRTPSVKSDDSNETRRTSSSSNSGQQQPSSFRTSLDLMYEDGVVFPQTYTGASIPPFREAPLYSTHRLRH is encoded by the exons ATGGTTCATGCAGATG GCTCCTCCGGCCGCAGCCTCTGGGGCAGCAAGGCCGTGTTCAGCGGCCGGCACTGCAGCGCAGGGTACTGGCAGCTGGCCGAGGGGCGCTCGGTGCCAGCGCTGGACGAGCTGAGCGTGTGCGTGGCGCTGAGCCGGAGGATAACCTCGCCGAAGTGGACCGCGTTCACGTACAAGCAACAGGGCGGGACCAGG TGGAGCACCGCCGTCGACCTGCCCCTGACCGACTGGCACACGGTGTGCCTGAGCTGGTCGGGCCGCTCCCGCGACCTGCGGCTCTACGTCAACGAGAGCAGCGTCCTGGAGGCGCGCCTCAACGAGACCGCGCCCGGCCAGCCCTGCTGCCCCGCCGCCAATGGCACCCTCACCCTGGGGGCGTCCCATGGCTTCGCCAACGGGCAGGTCGTCGTGGAGACGGGGAGCAACTTCTTGGGGGAGATGTCCCTGTTCCGCAtgtggggcagggggcggggggccaaCTTCAGCTGCTCGGAGGGCGACGTGGTGCGATGGGACTCCCAGGACTGGGACACGCAGGGctgccccccccagcctgaTGCTGGTCTGCAGTGcg GATGGTCTTTGTATGAAATTCAGATGAAGGTTTGCATAATCCACCAGGACAGTAATAAGACTCATGCAAATTCACTGGAGCATATTGTGAATCTCTGG CTAACCACCACGTTTCCTAGCAACATATCCGTGCTTACTATCTCTGTTTCTCCTTCAGCAAG GAACCACAGTCTTCATGCGCAAAACACAGAGGGAGACCAG GAAAGAAGACCTTTTCTGAAGGCACCAGTGAAAGTCAG GTTTGAATGCCTGGTGTACGTGAGTGTCACCCCCAGCATTGATGTGAGTGAAGCCCAGGCAGAGATCTGCAGGCTGCTGAGTGTGAAGTACAGCAACGAGATGCTGACCCTCAACACTGAGCCCAACAGCACAAGGGTCAATCCTGTGG AGGCCCTGCCCACGGccaccccactcccctccaATTCCCCGGGCAACACCACAGCCTTCACCGATCCTGCCAGCAGCACTCCAACAG AGCCTGAGGTTTCTGCAGTGACAGGCTCTCCCGCTGTTACCTTGCCAACTGCAGCTTCCTCCTTCAGCCCCAGCAGTGCTTCTTCAGACCCAGGTCACCCATGGACGGACAAGGGACAAAAAAGCTCAG ACATATTTTTCATGGTCATACTGAATGTGATTGTGACGAGTGGCAGCCAGGATCCAGCAGAGACCATCCAAACCTGG CTTCGAAACACACTGGAGTTCGAATGGATGTTAGTTCTGAACTTTGCCCTGCTAGCTAAGGCCCACAG tcagaTGCCTTCAATCTTTGAACACGGTATTCCAGGAATGTATAAG ACCTCCATGCCAATGCAGCCAAG CCACGGCTGTTCCTTTCAGGTTTGCGTTCACAGGCCGCAGTTCAACATCACAGAAACCGCGGAGCTGATTTCGGGTCTTCTGATTAGGCCGTACACCAATGGCTCCGTGAGTGTGGAGGCACGCCCTGAGGAAATCACCATCACATACATAG AACCGGGATGGTGCCCTGAGCGGGCGGAGTTGACCGAGCGGGGCCTGTATGTGTGGCCACAGACTGAGGCTCTGGGGCGGGTCAGCCAGCCCTGTAAAGGGGCTGCCACTGAGGAGGCCTCCAGAGTCTG tGGGGTGAATGGGACGACGGGCAAGGCGACCTGGGCTCCCCCAGACCTGCAGCTCTGTCCATCAGTGGAGACCACCATCTCAGATCTGAGCCAGATCAACATCACTGCCA ATAACTCAGTGGATATGGTGGACATAATTGGGGACCTTATGGGAAACAGCATGCACCTGCCCCTCTCCCTGGTTGAGATTGTACTGGACAagctggtggaggtggtgaaTGTCAGCCAGCTCTCCTCCTCCATGGCTTCGGATATGGTCAGCATCATCGATGACATCTTACAGCACGGGAGCGACCTGTCGTCTGTCACCAACAA GATCCTGAACATTACAGGCAGTATTGGGGACAAGGTCTTGTGCGATGGGTCCGCATACAACACCACCACACCCTCCCTGGCCTTGTCACTCGTGAATGTGAACTCGTCCCAGTTTGACGGCCTCACCTTTGGGGTGTCCTCTTTCTCCCATGGCCTGGACCCCAAG ATCTACATCAATGAGAAGCTCCTGAATGACATGGTGGCATTCATCTCTCTTCCGCAAGAAGTAGAGGACTTCTTTCCCCAGGGCGAAGGGACCCAGTCTCGCATTCAGTTTCAGTTCTACGGGACGCCTGATCTCTTCCAG GACCCTGGAAATGGGCTGGAACTGTACACCCACGTGGTGTCGGCAAGTATCACGAATGCCACCAGGGACATCAAAGACCTGGAGCAGTCAGTCAGGgtcaccctccaccaccacacacCGAACGTG CACAAGGATAAGGTGGAGTGTGTGTTCTGGAACTTCCACAGTAATG GCAATCGAGGTGGATGGGACAACACAGGGTGTGAGAGGAACAGCACCACTGCCAACCACACCACCTGCCTGTGTAACCATCTTACACACTTTGCCGTGTTAGTG GACATGTCCAGGTATAAACTTAGCAAGAAGGACGAGAGGATCTTGAGTGTCATCTCCAACCTGGGCTGCGGCGTCTCCAGTGTGTTCCTGGGCATCAGTTTGCTGACATACTCAGCATTTGA GAAGCTGCGTAGAGACTACCCATCCAAGATCCTCATAAACCTGTCCCTGGCCCTGCTGGGCCTCAACCTGGTCTTCCTGGTGAACTCGTGGCTCTCCTCCTACGGCAACGTGCTGTGCGTTGCCGTGGCAGCCACCCTGCATTACTTCACCCTGGCCTCCTTCACCTGGATGGGCCTGGAGGCCGTGCACATGTACCTCGCTCTGGTCAAGGTCTTCAACGTCTATGTACCCTCCTACATGTTCAAATTCTGCATTCTGGGCTGGG gtgtccCGCTGGTGATAGTCGGCACGGTCCTGGCAGTAACGCCGGAGGCCTATGGCAGCAAGCTCTATGAAGACAGCCCAGAGTCACCCGTCAGCACAGAGCAATT TTGTTGGGTCCAGCACAACGTGGTGTTCTACGTTTCCGTGGTGACCTACATCTTTCTGATCCTGATCTGCAACATTTCGGTGTTCGGGCTCGTCTTGGTTCAGATTCGGAAAATGCAGGTCAACAGGCCAGCAGGCACCCAAAATGGCCTTTCGCAAGACCTGCGCAGCGTGGCCAGCCTCACCTTCCTCCTTGGCCTCACCTGGATGTTAGCTTTCTTCTCCTGGGAACCATTCAAAGTGCCCCTGTTCTACCTGTTTGCAGTCCTCAACAGCTTGCAGG ggttcttcctcttcctgttttactGCCTGATGAAGGAGAACGTGCGCAAGCAGTGGAGGGTCCACCTGTGCTGCGGCCGTTTCAAATTGAACGACCAATCAG AATGGAGCCGGTCCATGGGGGTCGGCGGGAAATCCAAACCGAACCAGATGGGCCGCACGCCGTCCGTGAAATCCGACGATTCCAACGAAACCAGAAGAACCTCCAGCTCTTCCAACTCTGGTCAACAGCAGCCCAGTAGCTTCCGGACCAGCCTGG ACCTGATGTATGAAGATGGTGTGGTTTTTCCTCAAACCTACACGGGCGCCTCCATTCCCCCGTTCAGAGAAGCCCCTCTGTACTCCACCCACAGATTAAGACACTGA
- the LOC118222544 gene encoding tumor necrosis factor receptor superfamily member EDAR-like, which produces MHRQSIVTQDFSFLLSAHKSALVWELLSMEPGVPAVLLMVFCYALAVADPSCDLAQFLHSNGSCVACPTCGPGEQLSEDCGYGDGGEGRCVACGEGEFSAEEGLAPCWQCTQCSLLNREERSPCAPTSNAECGRCLRGYYEMKRKSGVTEALCMPCYSPTGKIRKECHPPSSLQAHISTAGLIADVSRTQRKEDPGRRAEPVPVSMALIGSVSAAMAFLLVHLLWVLLLTVERLKQGPKCLAGQEDLSGPQSAESLHMLLPCSLPCATPSATPPAMPSHEGQTDQWTHSTEDTPRCLHSLNPEKDLNSPSIVINLTTNIKPSCQGGDSKWEGREGASRTPEAKISMEEMELKLEEICTVTKGQTLEKLDYDTVQDLSLLLDAGGRGDGIRRLGQALSVPPEVLSNLRGFQDLFQYLRTSTYTLLPQLARAVASLPRPDIISRLHRGLGATSSSANANTQT; this is translated from the exons ATGCACAGGCAGAGCATAGTAACTCAGGACTTCTCATTTCTGCTCTCTGCCCACAAAAGTGCTCTGGTTTGGGAGCTTTTGTCAATGGAGCCAGGTGTCCCTGCAGTTCTTTTGATG GTGTTTTGCTATGCGCTGGCCGTGGCTGACCCTAGCTGTGACCTGGCCCAGTTCCTGCACTCTAACGGCAGCTGTGTGGCCTGTCCCACGTGTGGGCCAGGAGAGCAGCTTTCTGAG GACTGTGGCTATGGCgacgggggagaggggcggtGCGTGGCGTGCGGGGAAGGGGAGTTCAGCGCGGAGGAGGGCCTGGCACCCTGCTGGCAGTGCACCCAGTGTTCCCTCCTGAACCGGGAGGAGCGGTCTCCGTGCGCGCCCACCAGCAATGCGGAGTGCGGGCGCTGCCTGAGGGG GTATTAtgagatgaagaggaagagtgGAGTAACTGAGGCCCTGTGCATGCCCTGCTACAGCCCTACAGGAAAAATACGGAAAGaatgccaccccccctcctcactgCAAGCACACATATCTACAGCag GATTAATTGCGGATGTTTCAAGAACTCAACGTAAAGAAGATCCAGGAAGAA GGGCGGAGCCAGTCCCAGTGTCCAtggctctgattggttcagtGTCGGCTGCTATGGCTTTCCTTCTGGTGCACCTCCTGTGGGTGTTGCTGCTGACAGTGGAGAGACTCA AGCAAGGACCCAAGTGTTTGGCTGGCCAAGAGGACCTCTCTGGGCCCCAGTCTGCCGAATCACTGCACATGCTTCTCCCCTGCTCCCTGCCCTGTGCCACACCCTCTGCCACTCCCCCTGCCATGCCCAGCCatgagggacagacagaccaATGGACACATAGCACAGAGGACACGCCCAG GTGCTTGCACTCCCTGAACCCGGagaaggacctgaattctcccTCCATTGTAATCAACTTAACTACAAACATAAAGCCCTCCTGCCAGGGCGGAGACAGCAAGTGGGAGGGGCGTGAAGGAGCCAGCCGTACGCCTGAGGCCAAGATCTCCATGGAGGAG ATGGAACTGAAGCTGGAGGAGATATGTACAGTCACTAAAG GTCAAACCCTGGAGAAGTTGGACTACGACACGGTGCAAGACCTGTCTCTACTGCTCGAcgctgggggcaggggggacggCATAAGGAGGTTGGGCCAGGCCCTGTCCGTTCCCCCGGAGGTCCTCAGCAACCTGCGTGGCTTCCAGGACCTTTTCCAGTACCTGCGCACCTCCACCTACACCCTTCTGCCCCAGCTGGCCAGGGCCGTGgcctccctgccccgccccgacATCATCTCCAGGTTGCACCGCGGCCTAGGAGCCACGTCTTCtagcgctaatgctaacaccCAGACCTAG